A genomic region of Exiguobacterium sp. Helios contains the following coding sequences:
- a CDS encoding ring-cleaving dioxygenase produces the protein MELLGIHHVSILTGMAERNYQFYTQVLGMRLIKKTVNQDDTTSYHLFYGDAEGNPGTDLTFFDIPHLGTGVPGASSISSTSLRVKTTASLQFWVERFTQQGVDHDSIVERAGRQTLAFRDQEGTRLILVAEDGEQGVAGGVPWKHDEIPAEHAIVGLGAVTLTVNDPEPTALVLTEVLGFKKIGSYPSLAGDFAEIDVYSTGQGGIGAEVHLEARPDLDRERLGRGGVHHVAFRVPNSEEYDLWVKRLKEYRLPNSGKVDRHYFQALYFREPNHILFELSTDTPGFATDESVETLGETLALPPFLEPQREQIEARLRPLEI, from the coding sequence ATGGAATTACTTGGTATTCATCACGTATCGATTTTAACGGGAATGGCGGAACGGAACTATCAATTCTATACACAGGTTCTTGGGATGCGTCTGATCAAAAAGACGGTCAATCAGGACGATACGACATCGTATCATCTGTTTTATGGAGATGCAGAAGGGAATCCGGGAACGGATCTGACTTTTTTTGATATTCCCCATTTAGGGACCGGTGTACCCGGTGCGTCAAGCATCTCGTCGACATCACTCCGGGTCAAAACAACAGCATCCCTTCAGTTTTGGGTAGAGCGCTTTACGCAACAAGGCGTCGATCATGATTCGATTGTCGAACGGGCGGGGCGTCAGACGCTGGCGTTTCGTGATCAAGAAGGAACCCGGTTGATTCTTGTCGCAGAAGACGGGGAACAAGGTGTTGCAGGAGGCGTGCCGTGGAAACACGATGAAATTCCGGCTGAACATGCAATCGTCGGCTTAGGTGCCGTGACGCTGACCGTCAATGATCCGGAACCGACCGCTCTTGTCTTAACCGAAGTTCTTGGCTTTAAGAAAATCGGCAGTTATCCATCGCTGGCCGGTGATTTTGCGGAGATTGACGTCTACTCGACGGGACAAGGTGGAATCGGGGCAGAAGTTCATCTCGAAGCTCGCCCGGATCTCGACCGGGAACGGCTCGGCCGTGGCGGCGTCCACCATGTAGCGTTCCGTGTACCGAACAGTGAAGAGTATGACTTATGGGTGAAACGATTGAAAGAATACCGTCTGCCAAACTCAGGGAAAGTCGACCGTCACTATTTCCAGGCGCTCTATTTCCGCGAACCGAATCATATTTTGTTTGAATTATCGACGGATACACCGGGATTTGCAACGGATGAATCAGTCGAAACCCTCGGTGAGACATTAGCTCTGCCGCCATTTCTCGAACCGCAACGGGAGCAAATCGAAGCCCGTCTCCGCCCACTCGAAATCTGA
- a CDS encoding cold-shock protein, giving the protein MNTGKVKWFNAEKGFGFIEVEGGEDVFVHFSAITGEGFKSLDEGQEVEFEITEGARGAQAANVVKL; this is encoded by the coding sequence ATGAACACAGGTAAAGTAAAATGGTTTAACGCAGAAAAAGGTTTCGGTTTCATCGAAGTTGAAGGCGGAGAAGACGTATTCGTACATTTCTCAGCAATCACTGGTGAAGGTTTCAAATCACTTGACGAAGGTCAAGAAGTTGAATTCGAAATCACTGAAGGCGCACGTGGAGCACAAGCTGCTAACGTCGTAAAACTTTAA
- a CDS encoding immune inhibitor A domain-containing protein, with protein sequence MGKKKQLSLAVLSGITAAAFAVGPVLPGGKVKSVEAAEKAVAGAPMDLNTVDQERLLKVLEKRGVVSKAASAAEKQKAVQKYLDKKANGKPEADHDHETEKEAKFDQKTKDFLTKQKDQLAKQLAKNHNNYKKGKKDGFVKVDKAKQAAYNGATRTDKVLVLLVEYSDFKHNNVVQEPGYMYSKDFNQKHYQDLMFGDKEFELFNGDKVKTFKQYYEEQSGGSYSVDGKVSNWLTVPGTAKDYGSDNPKGGNDNLPGAKGPRGLVKDSLNAAVKSGINLAEYDQFDQYDLDGDGNQNEPDGLVDHLMILHAGTGQEAGGGTLGDDAIWSHRWTLDGVYPVANTTSNSTNWGGKMAAFDYTVQPEDGAVGVFAHEFGHDLGLPDEYDTQYTGQGEPVASWSIMSGGSWNGKIAGAEPTSFSPQNKEFFQNVMGGNWANIQNVDFDSLSKAGTASYLDQSVTKSKNPGIIKVNLPKKPVKGIAPAFGKKYYYSTKGNDLHTSMTSPEFDLTAATSAKFDYKAYFDVEFDYDFLKVTATAGGVSKVIDVIGDEDTDGDQRAESSKGAWVDKSYDLSEFAGKKVTLTFDYTGDAGLALDGFALDNAKLTVDGKVVFEDDAEGTPKFKLDGFVASDGFSYADNAYYLEWRNYAGSDKALEHARGVKYNTGLVVWHADSSFTDNWVGVHPGEGFLGVVDSHPKAIVGTLKGQPVVTGSTRYQIADAAFSFDKAPAWLIDSPSRGLYDYKGLSGVTKFDDSKSYIDQLIPDAGKLLPNNGLKVQVIGEAKDNSAGAVWIHR encoded by the coding sequence GTGGGAAAAAAGAAACAGCTTAGCTTAGCCGTCTTATCCGGAATCACGGCAGCCGCATTTGCCGTTGGTCCAGTTTTACCTGGTGGGAAGGTAAAATCTGTTGAAGCTGCTGAAAAAGCAGTAGCCGGTGCACCGATGGATTTAAACACGGTTGATCAGGAACGTCTATTGAAAGTGCTTGAAAAACGTGGGGTCGTCTCAAAAGCTGCATCTGCAGCAGAAAAACAAAAAGCCGTTCAAAAGTATCTTGATAAAAAGGCGAACGGGAAACCGGAAGCCGATCATGATCATGAGACGGAAAAAGAAGCGAAATTTGATCAAAAAACAAAGGATTTCTTGACGAAACAAAAAGATCAACTGGCGAAACAACTCGCTAAAAATCACAATAACTACAAAAAAGGTAAAAAAGATGGGTTTGTCAAAGTCGATAAAGCCAAACAAGCAGCTTACAACGGTGCTACCCGGACAGACAAAGTACTCGTCTTACTTGTCGAATACAGCGACTTTAAGCATAACAATGTCGTCCAAGAACCGGGATACATGTATTCGAAGGACTTTAACCAAAAACATTATCAAGACTTGATGTTCGGAGATAAAGAATTCGAGCTGTTCAACGGCGATAAGGTCAAGACGTTCAAACAATATTATGAAGAACAATCCGGTGGCAGCTACTCAGTCGATGGGAAAGTATCGAACTGGTTAACAGTACCGGGTACGGCAAAAGATTATGGTTCAGACAATCCGAAAGGCGGCAATGATAACCTTCCGGGCGCAAAAGGACCACGCGGTCTTGTTAAAGATTCATTGAATGCAGCGGTAAAATCCGGCATTAACCTTGCAGAGTATGATCAATTTGATCAGTACGATTTAGATGGTGACGGCAACCAGAATGAGCCGGACGGTCTCGTCGATCACCTGATGATTCTTCATGCCGGAACAGGACAAGAAGCAGGCGGCGGAACGCTCGGCGACGACGCAATCTGGTCGCACCGTTGGACACTCGATGGAGTTTATCCTGTTGCGAATACAACTTCAAATTCTACAAACTGGGGCGGCAAGATGGCAGCCTTCGATTATACGGTTCAACCGGAAGACGGTGCAGTCGGCGTCTTCGCTCACGAATTCGGACACGATCTTGGACTTCCGGATGAGTACGATACACAGTATACAGGTCAAGGTGAGCCGGTTGCTTCATGGTCGATCATGAGTGGCGGTAGCTGGAACGGTAAAATTGCCGGAGCAGAACCGACAAGCTTCTCACCACAAAATAAAGAGTTCTTCCAGAACGTCATGGGCGGAAACTGGGCGAACATCCAGAACGTTGATTTCGATTCACTTTCAAAAGCGGGAACGGCTTCGTACCTCGATCAAAGTGTCACGAAATCAAAAAATCCTGGAATTATCAAAGTTAACTTACCGAAAAAGCCGGTTAAAGGAATCGCTCCAGCTTTCGGTAAAAAGTATTACTACAGCACAAAAGGAAATGATCTCCACACGTCAATGACATCACCAGAGTTTGATTTGACGGCTGCGACATCTGCGAAGTTTGACTACAAAGCATACTTCGATGTTGAATTCGATTATGACTTCTTGAAAGTCACAGCAACAGCTGGCGGCGTATCAAAAGTAATCGATGTCATCGGTGACGAGGATACGGACGGCGATCAACGCGCTGAATCTTCAAAAGGTGCATGGGTCGACAAATCATATGACCTCAGCGAATTTGCCGGTAAAAAGGTTACATTGACGTTCGACTACACAGGGGATGCCGGTCTTGCCCTCGATGGTTTTGCGCTTGATAACGCAAAATTGACAGTCGACGGAAAAGTCGTCTTTGAAGACGATGCAGAAGGTACTCCGAAATTTAAATTGGACGGTTTCGTGGCTTCAGATGGTTTCAGCTATGCGGACAACGCATACTACCTCGAATGGCGGAACTATGCAGGCTCAGATAAAGCACTTGAGCATGCACGTGGCGTGAAATACAACACGGGTCTCGTCGTTTGGCATGCCGATAGCAGCTTCACAGACAACTGGGTTGGCGTTCACCCGGGTGAAGGATTCCTCGGTGTCGTCGATTCACATCCAAAAGCAATCGTTGGAACACTCAAAGGACAACCAGTCGTCACAGGAAGCACACGTTACCAAATCGCGGATGCGGCTTTCAGCTTCGACAAAGCACCAGCATGGCTCATCGACTCGCCATCACGTGGTCTTTACGATTACAAAGGACTTTCTGGCGTAACGAAGTTTGATGATTCTAAATCGTATATCGATCAATTGATTCCGGATGCAGGAAAACTGCTCCCGAACAACGGTCTTAAAGTACAAGTCATCGGTGAAGCGAAAGATAACTCTGCTGGAGCAGTCTGGATCCACCGTTAA
- a CDS encoding HD domain-containing phosphohydrolase: MTPLQKFERQLLKNYLIGSFVAVFGVGCLFIFETLTFDARERVILLTIMFLSVVLMFSFEYTIYRKHMRPLYQFFQTSTPSQAQLTAAFRTTHRFPLLTIKRILGPHFLGLSIPSSSLTALAIHFNWLEMPYYLIGLACFGAILVAILHALIEFFLTYRVTESMLAELTVQSQQYGHGELILTKKDFISLRQKMLISTLIIGVFPILLFVLASAVQLTENESLRSYWSWSTLILIVILCLATFCSLLLYENIQKPILALQEGVAQIESGQLNTINNPFSDEFSQLVGGFNLMVEGIQGRDQENEQLLDSLFTLFAATLDARDPYTAGHSLRVAEYSVEIARAAGLTDDSVELLRKSALLHDIGKIGIRDDVLLKEGRLTDDEFDKIKQHPVIGVHILSQVHLPEKLQPILPGVKYHHERYDGKGYPEGLAGESIPVFGRIMAIADAYDAMTSDRPYRKGMPVAKALAILEEGSGTQWDASFTQLFLDLKRPPVISAS; the protein is encoded by the coding sequence ATGACACCTCTCCAAAAATTCGAACGACAACTTTTGAAGAATTACTTGATTGGATCCTTTGTCGCTGTGTTCGGTGTCGGCTGTCTATTTATTTTCGAAACGTTGACATTCGATGCACGAGAACGTGTAATTTTGCTGACAATCATGTTTCTCTCTGTTGTTTTAATGTTTAGCTTCGAATATACGATCTATCGAAAACATATGCGTCCGCTCTATCAATTCTTTCAGACATCGACTCCGAGCCAAGCACAACTTACTGCTGCTTTTCGGACGACTCACCGTTTTCCGTTACTGACCATTAAACGTATTCTCGGACCTCATTTCCTTGGATTATCGATTCCGTCTTCTTCCTTAACGGCACTCGCCATTCATTTCAACTGGCTCGAAATGCCGTATTATCTGATCGGTCTTGCTTGCTTTGGTGCCATTCTCGTTGCCATCTTGCATGCTTTAATCGAATTTTTCTTAACGTATCGTGTCACGGAATCCATGTTGGCAGAATTAACGGTTCAATCGCAACAATATGGTCATGGTGAGCTTATCTTGACCAAAAAGGACTTCATCAGCCTCCGGCAAAAAATGTTAATCAGTACACTGATCATTGGTGTCTTCCCGATTTTATTGTTCGTTCTCGCTTCTGCCGTCCAGTTGACAGAGAACGAGAGCCTGCGCTCCTACTGGAGTTGGTCGACCTTAATCTTAATCGTCATCCTTTGTCTTGCGACATTTTGCAGTTTGCTTCTATATGAAAATATTCAAAAACCGATCCTGGCTTTGCAAGAAGGAGTTGCCCAGATTGAATCGGGTCAGTTGAACACGATCAACAATCCTTTTTCCGATGAATTCTCTCAATTAGTCGGCGGCTTCAACTTGATGGTCGAAGGTATCCAAGGCCGCGATCAGGAAAACGAACAGTTGCTCGACAGTTTGTTTACCTTGTTTGCTGCGACACTTGATGCCCGGGATCCGTATACCGCCGGACACTCATTACGCGTCGCGGAATATTCGGTTGAGATTGCCCGCGCTGCCGGCTTGACCGATGATTCAGTCGAGCTGTTGCGTAAATCCGCCCTTTTACATGACATTGGAAAAATCGGAATCCGGGATGATGTGTTATTGAAGGAAGGACGCTTGACCGATGACGAGTTCGACAAAATCAAACAACACCCCGTCATCGGCGTGCATATTTTATCGCAAGTTCATCTCCCGGAGAAGTTACAACCGATTCTTCCCGGGGTAAAGTACCATCACGAGCGTTACGATGGGAAAGGTTATCCAGAAGGTTTGGCGGGAGAATCGATTCCTGTCTTCGGACGGATCATGGCGATTGCTGATGCCTATGACGCGATGACATCCGATCGCCCTTACCGGAAAGGAATGCCCGTTGCAAAAGCACTCGCCATTTTGGAAGAAGGCAGCGGGACACAATGGGATGCTTCCTTTACACAACTGTTTCTTGATTTGAAGAGACCTCCTGTTATCAGCGCCTCTTGA
- a CDS encoding GyrI-like domain-containing protein, with amino-acid sequence MHPKIVDRHELYVVGLGLTCEENELHALMPELWREFSRRSHEIPAEPGSYPLDLSLGQRGTKHMQCIGLPVESLEHIPKGMKGHHIPPARYIFWKHEGSDIEIWKSFEKMQRFAQKHGITLDPLNFKIDETRDNTHHLYQRIL; translated from the coding sequence ATGCACCCTAAAATTGTCGATCGTCACGAATTATATGTTGTCGGACTTGGTTTGACATGCGAAGAAAATGAATTACATGCACTTATGCCGGAACTGTGGCGTGAATTTTCACGACGCTCGCATGAAATTCCCGCTGAACCGGGAAGTTATCCACTTGATTTGTCACTTGGACAACGCGGGACAAAACATATGCAGTGTATCGGTCTTCCGGTAGAATCGCTTGAGCATATTCCTAAAGGGATGAAAGGACATCACATTCCTCCGGCCCGTTATATTTTTTGGAAACATGAAGGGTCTGACATTGAGATTTGGAAATCGTTTGAGAAGATGCAGCGCTTTGCGCAGAAGCATGGTATTACACTGGATCCGCTGAATTTTAAAATTGACGAGACACGTGACAATACACATCATCTCTATCAACGTATCCTTTAA
- a CDS encoding M4 family metallopeptidase, giving the protein MKKFLATSLVASVLVVPTVVGAEGLQTGKLTKASSEPAASIVKEYVNKKGDFSVQNVEKDGSSQIVRLQQEVDGVPVFGSVVVGNVAKDGTLKAVVNDAINVKGKPGLAKKASLSEKKALKLYQKAIKATEFEVAPKAELVIYPVKDDAVYAYKVTSTVLAGKEPSRWTYFIDANSGKVLNKYDQLAHAKPVNTVTGTTSVGTGTTVLGTTATFNTVKSGSYYYLQDSTRGKGIYTYDAKNRNTLPGSLWADLDNQFNTTYDRAAVSAQVNAVKTYDFYKNTYGRNSYDNAGAALNSSVHYSTSYNNAFWDGTKMVYGDGDGSTFTYLSGALDVVAHELTHAVTEYTAGLVYQNESGAINEAVSDIMGTVAEYSVGSNFDWLVGEDIYTPGVSGDALRSMSNPAAYGDPDHYSKRYTGTQDNGGVHTNSGIVNKAAYLLGNGGTHTGVTVTGVGVPKLGAIYYRALSVYLTPNSNFSSLRAAVVQSAKDLYGSTSAEATAAAKSFDAVGVY; this is encoded by the coding sequence TTGAAAAAGTTTCTCGCTACATCGCTTGTCGCAAGTGTACTTGTCGTTCCTACAGTCGTCGGAGCAGAAGGTCTTCAAACTGGTAAACTGACGAAAGCTTCATCAGAACCAGCTGCATCAATCGTTAAAGAGTACGTCAACAAAAAAGGTGACTTCTCTGTCCAGAATGTCGAAAAAGACGGATCTTCACAGATCGTACGTCTCCAACAAGAAGTGGATGGCGTCCCTGTCTTTGGTAGTGTCGTCGTCGGAAATGTTGCGAAAGACGGTACTTTGAAAGCAGTCGTAAATGATGCTATCAACGTTAAAGGCAAACCTGGTCTCGCTAAAAAAGCATCACTTTCTGAGAAAAAAGCACTTAAACTTTATCAAAAAGCCATCAAAGCAACAGAATTCGAAGTGGCTCCTAAAGCAGAACTCGTCATCTATCCAGTCAAAGACGATGCGGTCTATGCTTACAAGGTCACATCAACTGTCCTCGCCGGCAAAGAGCCATCACGCTGGACTTACTTCATCGATGCGAATTCAGGTAAAGTTCTTAATAAATACGATCAACTCGCTCACGCAAAACCAGTCAACACAGTAACCGGAACGACTTCAGTCGGTACAGGTACGACAGTTCTCGGAACAACTGCAACCTTCAACACGGTGAAGAGCGGTTCTTACTATTACCTGCAGGATTCAACACGCGGTAAAGGAATCTACACGTACGATGCGAAAAACCGTAACACACTTCCAGGTTCGCTTTGGGCGGATCTCGATAACCAATTCAATACAACCTACGACCGTGCCGCTGTAAGCGCACAAGTTAACGCAGTGAAAACGTATGATTTCTACAAAAACACATACGGCCGCAACAGTTATGACAACGCAGGTGCTGCATTGAACTCTTCTGTCCACTACTCAACGAGCTACAACAATGCGTTCTGGGATGGAACGAAGATGGTCTATGGTGATGGAGACGGTTCAACATTCACATACCTCTCTGGTGCACTTGACGTCGTTGCCCACGAATTGACGCATGCCGTCACAGAATACACAGCTGGACTCGTCTACCAAAATGAATCGGGTGCCATCAACGAAGCCGTTTCCGATATCATGGGAACAGTTGCTGAGTACTCAGTCGGATCGAACTTTGATTGGCTCGTAGGAGAAGACATCTATACACCTGGTGTCAGCGGCGACGCACTCCGTTCGATGTCTAACCCGGCTGCTTACGGCGATCCGGACCACTACTCAAAACGCTACACAGGTACACAGGATAACGGTGGTGTCCACACGAACTCAGGTATCGTCAACAAAGCCGCTTACCTTCTCGGTAACGGTGGAACACACACTGGTGTCACAGTCACTGGTGTCGGCGTACCGAAACTCGGCGCAATCTACTACCGTGCCCTCAGCGTTTACTTGACTCCGAACTCGAACTTCAGCTCGCTCCGCGCAGCAGTCGTTCAATCAGCGAAAGACCTTTACGGTTCAACAAGTGCAGAAGCAACAGCAGCAGCGAAATCATTTGATGCTGTCGGCGTCTACTAA
- a CDS encoding YhdH/YhfP family quinone oxidoreductase: MKDTFKAFVIREQDGEFTGTLETKHIADLPEGDVLIRVDYSCINYKDALSVTGNRGVTKEYPHIPGVDAAGHVVTSTDPRFQEGEAVVVNGFDFGMNTSGGFQEYIRVPGDWITPLPDGFTTFEAMAYGTAGLTAAQSIDELLQRVKPEDGPVLVTGATGGVGSIAVALLLNLGFVVHAVTGKAAETDRLKREGVAEVLSRQSFLDETTRPLKKGTYAGIIDTVGGPLLASVIRYVQYGGLVTTCGNVGGAEMTLTVYPFILRGVRLIGIDAVQLPIAERVRLWHQLANDWKLPIREWVDTKSLSEISNVVASLLDGTHQGRTVIEI, from the coding sequence ATGAAAGATACATTTAAAGCATTTGTTATTCGGGAACAGGATGGGGAATTTACAGGAACACTGGAAACGAAGCACATTGCCGACTTGCCCGAAGGAGATGTCTTGATCCGCGTCGACTATTCCTGCATCAATTATAAGGATGCACTGTCGGTTACGGGCAACCGGGGAGTGACGAAAGAATATCCGCATATACCGGGAGTGGATGCAGCAGGACATGTCGTCACGTCAACTGATCCGCGGTTTCAAGAAGGGGAAGCGGTTGTCGTCAACGGTTTTGATTTCGGGATGAATACGTCCGGTGGTTTTCAAGAATACATACGTGTTCCGGGGGACTGGATCACACCATTGCCGGACGGATTCACGACCTTTGAAGCAATGGCTTACGGTACAGCAGGATTAACGGCCGCTCAATCCATCGACGAACTTTTGCAACGGGTCAAGCCGGAGGACGGACCGGTTCTCGTGACCGGTGCAACAGGTGGTGTCGGTAGTATTGCGGTCGCACTCCTTCTGAATTTGGGGTTCGTCGTCCATGCAGTCACCGGCAAAGCGGCGGAAACTGATCGTTTGAAACGAGAAGGCGTGGCAGAAGTCTTGTCCCGGCAATCGTTTTTGGATGAGACGACCCGTCCGTTGAAAAAAGGTACGTATGCCGGCATCATCGATACGGTCGGAGGACCGTTGCTTGCCTCCGTCATTCGGTATGTTCAATACGGTGGACTGGTTACGACATGCGGGAATGTCGGAGGAGCTGAGATGACGTTGACGGTGTATCCGTTTATCTTGCGAGGGGTTCGGTTGATCGGGATTGATGCTGTTCAACTTCCGATTGCTGAACGGGTGCGTCTGTGGCATCAACTGGCGAATGACTGGAAACTGCCGATTCGGGAGTGGGTCGATACAAAAAGCCTGAGTGAGATTTCAAACGTCGTCGCGTCACTTCTTGACGGAACCCATCAAGGCAGAACTGTCATCGAAATTTAA